Proteins from a single region of Fundidesulfovibrio magnetotacticus:
- a CDS encoding TPM domain-containing protein produces MTPHSIDPPSASRRFNPTRILLMAAVVLCTLWAFNWHFARLADRLAAQEAISDTTNTLPPERLATLREAARAIQQAYGIELRIQVRPGPLSPPPPGPASLFIGLDTTGKTAAVQLPPLLAKALPPELARSLQTDYFAPYLDDGSWPEGLYAAVLAIMEALSDQH; encoded by the coding sequence GTGACCCCCCACTCCATCGACCCGCCCTCCGCCTCCCGACGCTTCAACCCCACGCGCATCCTGCTCATGGCCGCCGTGGTCCTCTGCACGCTGTGGGCCTTCAACTGGCACTTCGCACGACTGGCAGACCGACTCGCCGCCCAGGAAGCCATCTCCGACACCACCAACACCCTCCCCCCCGAACGCCTCGCCACACTGCGCGAAGCGGCGCGCGCCATCCAACAGGCATACGGCATCGAACTGCGCATCCAGGTCCGACCCGGCCCCCTCTCCCCCCCGCCGCCCGGACCCGCCTCCCTCTTCATCGGGTTGGACACCACCGGCAAGACCGCCGCCGTCCAACTCCCCCCCCTGCTCGCCAAAGCCCTGCCGCCGGAACTTGCCCGGAGCCTCCAAACCGATTACTTCGCCCCCTACCTGGACGACGGCTCCTGGCCCGAAGGCCTCTACGCCGCAGTCCTGGCCATCATGGAGGCTCTGAGTGACCAACACTGA
- a CDS encoding ABC transporter ATP-binding protein — MDNDMIVLEDVHMTLQSQAGPVNILRGARLRARAGERLAVVGPSGAGKTTLLMLMAGLERATSGLVQVAGQDLTPLDEDQLAAFRLRNVGIVFQSFHLAPSMTALENAALPLEFARDPHAADRARQALDRVGLARRADHYPAQLSGGEQQRVALARALAAGPRLILADEPTGNLDHATGLKVVDMLFDLVRQSGATLVLVTHDQGLAARCDRVAHMEDGVIQDQP, encoded by the coding sequence ATGGACAACGACATGATCGTCCTCGAAGACGTGCACATGACCCTACAAAGCCAGGCTGGGCCGGTCAACATCCTGCGCGGCGCGCGCCTGCGCGCCCGCGCGGGCGAACGCCTCGCCGTGGTGGGGCCATCCGGCGCGGGCAAGACCACCCTGCTCATGCTCATGGCCGGGCTCGAACGCGCCACCTCCGGGCTGGTCCAGGTGGCCGGGCAGGACCTCACCCCCCTCGACGAGGACCAGCTCGCCGCCTTCCGCCTGCGCAACGTGGGCATCGTCTTCCAGAGCTTCCACCTGGCCCCCTCCATGACAGCCCTGGAAAACGCCGCACTGCCCCTGGAATTCGCGCGCGACCCCCACGCCGCGGACCGCGCCCGCCAGGCGCTCGACCGCGTGGGGCTCGCGCGCCGCGCCGACCATTACCCCGCACAGCTCTCCGGCGGCGAGCAGCAGCGCGTCGCCCTGGCCCGCGCCCTGGCCGCCGGGCCGCGCCTGATCCTGGCCGACGAACCCACCGGCAACCTCGACCATGCCACGGGGCTCAAAGTGGTCGACATGCTCTTCGACCTCGTGCGCCAGTCCGGCGCGACCCTCGTGCTCGTCACCCACGACCAGGGACTCGCCGCACGCTGCGACCGCGTGGCCCACATGGAGGACGGCGTCATCCAGGACCAGCCGTGA
- a CDS encoding arylesterase, translating into MALVLAVFLGGLMAEAVQARTLRVVALGDSLTAGFGLGPSESFPAVLQRELRARGLDVEVVNFGVSGDTTAGGVARVGAALAARPDALILELGANDGLRGFDPALVRANLERILAECRKAGVPVLLAGMRALLGMGKRYGDEFAAVFADLARAQGLAFYPFFLEGVAGDPALNLPDGLHPNARGVEEIVRRMLPVVEAFLKGAPA; encoded by the coding sequence ATGGCCCTGGTGTTGGCGGTGTTCCTGGGGGGGCTCATGGCGGAAGCGGTCCAGGCGCGGACGTTGCGCGTGGTGGCGCTGGGCGACAGCCTGACGGCGGGATTCGGGCTGGGTCCGTCGGAGTCTTTCCCGGCGGTGTTGCAGCGGGAGCTGCGCGCGCGCGGCCTCGACGTGGAGGTGGTGAACTTCGGCGTCTCGGGCGACACCACGGCGGGCGGCGTGGCCCGGGTGGGCGCGGCGCTGGCGGCGCGGCCGGACGCGCTGATCCTGGAGCTGGGGGCCAACGACGGCCTGCGCGGGTTCGACCCGGCCCTGGTGCGCGCCAACCTGGAGCGCATCCTGGCGGAGTGCCGCAAGGCGGGCGTGCCGGTGCTGCTGGCGGGCATGCGTGCGCTCCTGGGCATGGGGAAGCGCTACGGCGACGAGTTCGCGGCGGTGTTCGCGGACCTGGCCCGGGCGCAGGGGCTCGCGTTCTATCCCTTCTTCCTGGAGGGCGTGGCGGGCGACCCCGCGCTCAACCTCCCCGACGGCCTGCACCCCAACGCGCGCGGGGTGGAAGAGATCGTACGGCGCATGCTGCCGGTGGTGGAGGCCTTCCTGAAGGGGGCGCCTGCCTGA
- a CDS encoding DMT family transporter encodes MSAPLSFARVPYAWLAVLGLLWGANFPLMKAALSALEPSQAVWLRLAFGAAALAPFLAPALAAVRRRPALLGHSCVMALSANVLTFHCFMQGTRLLDAGTAGVLSGCVPLLTALLAALALPRERLPRAALAGLCVSFLGLVCVLAPWNGAARGSLAGAGYMLAGACGYAVAFVYARRFLVRPGASALSLAALQMLLATLFYAPLARWEGMARVTDSWELLACVAVGLGAVGSGAAYVVYYGLIGAVGAVRASAVSYLPPVAALFMGWAFLGETPGLARLAGAALVLGGIWTLRRN; translated from the coding sequence ATGTCCGCTCCGCTCTCTTTCGCGCGCGTTCCGTATGCCTGGCTGGCCGTGCTGGGCCTGCTCTGGGGGGCCAACTTCCCGCTCATGAAGGCGGCACTGTCCGCGCTGGAGCCCTCCCAGGCCGTCTGGCTGCGCCTGGCCTTCGGCGCGGCGGCGCTGGCCCCCTTCCTGGCCCCGGCCCTTGCCGCCGTGCGCCGGCGGCCAGCCCTGCTGGGGCACTCCTGCGTCATGGCCCTTTCGGCCAACGTGCTCACGTTCCACTGCTTCATGCAGGGCACGCGCCTGCTCGACGCGGGCACGGCCGGCGTGCTCTCGGGCTGCGTGCCCCTGCTCACCGCCCTGCTGGCCGCCCTGGCCCTGCCCCGGGAGCGTTTGCCGCGCGCCGCCCTGGCGGGGCTTTGCGTCTCCTTCCTGGGGCTGGTCTGCGTGCTGGCCCCCTGGAACGGCGCGGCCCGCGGCTCGCTTGCCGGAGCCGGATACATGCTGGCCGGGGCCTGCGGCTACGCCGTGGCCTTCGTGTACGCCCGGCGCTTCCTCGTGCGGCCCGGGGCCTCGGCCCTCTCCCTGGCCGCGCTTCAGATGCTTCTGGCCACGCTCTTCTACGCGCCGCTGGCCCGCTGGGAGGGCATGGCGCGCGTGACGGATTCCTGGGAGCTGCTGGCCTGCGTTGCCGTGGGGCTGGGCGCGGTGGGCTCGGGCGCGGCCTACGTGGTCTACTACGGATTGATAGGGGCCGTGGGCGCGGTGCGGGCCTCGGCCGTCTCCTACCTGCCCCCGGTGGCGGCGCTCTTCATGGGCTGGGCCTTCCTGGGCGAGACGCCAGGACTCGCCCGGCTGGCCGGGGCCGCCCTGGTGCTGGGCGGCATATGGACCCTGCGGAGGAACTAG
- a CDS encoding helix-turn-helix transcriptional regulator, whose amino-acid sequence MTPEPPRDRARFWTDPDLDGLECLHATYVEHRFATHAHEEFVIGVIQSGAQGVRYRGGNLVMPERTTCVMNPQEPHTGHAAMEQGWSYRVVYPHPRVLAAVASDLAGRLVDAPFFPDLVHHDPVVTRRLLALHAALDSGCSTPLARQGLLASALAALITRHGAPRAAVRRFAPHRHGVDRARQLLHACPERAVSLEELAAVAGLSPWHFARSFTAQVGMPPHVYQLGRRIGLAKRLLAAGEPIAQVAAVAGFADQSHLTNRFKSVVGITPGAFRQKSKNLQDRDPHPEAESP is encoded by the coding sequence TTGACCCCTGAGCCCCCTCGCGACCGCGCGCGCTTCTGGACCGACCCGGACCTGGACGGCCTGGAGTGTCTCCACGCCACCTACGTGGAGCACCGCTTCGCCACCCACGCCCACGAGGAGTTCGTGATCGGGGTGATCCAGTCCGGGGCCCAGGGCGTGCGCTACCGGGGCGGCAACCTGGTGATGCCCGAGCGCACCACCTGCGTCATGAACCCCCAGGAGCCGCACACCGGCCACGCCGCCATGGAGCAGGGCTGGAGCTACCGCGTGGTCTACCCGCACCCCCGCGTGCTGGCCGCCGTGGCCTCCGACCTGGCCGGACGCCTCGTGGACGCCCCCTTCTTCCCCGATCTGGTGCACCACGACCCCGTGGTCACCCGCCGCCTGCTGGCACTGCACGCCGCCCTGGACTCCGGCTGCTCCACTCCCCTCGCCCGTCAGGGCCTGCTCGCCTCGGCGCTGGCCGCGCTCATCACCCGCCACGGCGCGCCGCGCGCCGCCGTGCGGCGCTTCGCTCCCCACCGCCACGGCGTGGACCGCGCGCGCCAACTGCTCCACGCCTGCCCCGAACGGGCCGTGAGCCTGGAGGAGCTGGCCGCCGTGGCGGGGCTCAGCCCCTGGCACTTCGCGCGCTCCTTCACGGCCCAGGTGGGCATGCCTCCCCACGTCTACCAGCTTGGCCGACGCATCGGGCTGGCCAAGCGCCTCCTGGCCGCCGGGGAGCCCATCGCCCAGGTGGCAGCCGTCGCGGGCTTCGCGGACCAGAGCCATCTGACCAACCGCTTCAAGTCCGTGGTGGGCATCACCCCGGGCGCGTTCCGGCAAAAGAGCAAGAACCTGCAAGACCGCGATCCCCACCCGGAGGCAGAGTCCCCCTGA
- a CDS encoding SOS response-associated peptidase yields MCGRFALGIPRRLVRERFQLPELPDAPERFNIAPGQLVEAVTASPAGRAAGLYRWGLVPFWARDASMASKLINARAETAAQKPAFRAALRHRRCLVPAQGFYEWSGPPGRRQPWFFTRRDGQPLALAGLWEHCELPGGEHLLTLALLTCEANALVAPAHHRMPVLLEPADDDAWLDPALQDPRGLAEILAPRDWPGVIRRRVSPRVNAAASEGPDLVEPWEPEGSLLDP; encoded by the coding sequence ATGTGCGGACGTTTCGCCCTGGGCATCCCCCGCCGCCTCGTGCGCGAGCGTTTCCAGCTCCCGGAGCTGCCCGATGCCCCGGAGCGCTTCAACATCGCGCCGGGCCAGCTGGTGGAGGCCGTCACCGCCTCCCCTGCCGGGCGCGCCGCCGGGCTTTACCGCTGGGGGCTGGTGCCCTTCTGGGCCAGGGACGCTTCCATGGCCAGCAAGCTCATCAACGCCCGCGCCGAAACCGCCGCCCAAAAACCCGCCTTCCGCGCCGCCCTGCGCCACCGCCGCTGCCTGGTCCCGGCCCAGGGATTCTACGAATGGAGCGGCCCCCCCGGGCGCAGGCAGCCATGGTTCTTCACCCGCCGGGACGGCCAGCCCCTGGCCCTGGCCGGGCTCTGGGAACACTGCGAGCTGCCCGGCGGCGAGCACCTGCTCACCCTGGCCCTGCTCACCTGCGAGGCCAACGCCCTGGTCGCCCCCGCGCACCACCGCATGCCCGTGCTCCTAGAGCCCGCCGACGACGACGCCTGGCTGGACCCCGCCCTCCAGGACCCGCGCGGCCTGGCCGAGATCCTGGCCCCGCGCGACTGGCCCGGCGTGATCCGCCGACGCGTGAGCCCCCGCGTGAACGCCGCCGCCTCCGAAGGGCCGGACCTCGTGGAGCCCTGGGAGCCGGAGGGCTCGCTCCTTGACCCCTGA
- a CDS encoding Sec-independent protein translocase subunit TatA, with product MGAFSIWHWIVVLAIVLLLFGPGRLGNLGRDLGKSIKEFKSAMNDKDITPEKIESQQGQTASTVNQSEKTKA from the coding sequence ATGGGCGCGTTCTCGATTTGGCATTGGATCGTGGTTTTGGCAATCGTTCTGCTGCTCTTCGGGCCGGGCCGCCTGGGCAACCTCGGGCGCGACCTGGGCAAGAGCATCAAGGAATTCAAGAGCGCCATGAACGACAAGGACATCACCCCCGAGAAGATCGAGTCCCAGCAGGGACAGACCGCCTCCACCGTGAACCAGTCCGAGAAGACCAAGGCCTAG
- a CDS encoding ribonuclease H-like domain-containing protein, with amino-acid sequence MLGRTFCHLPGVGPKSEAGLWNAGVRSWDDVLSGGELPVSPGKAELLREGVRRSREALEAQDADWFAARLRTANSWRLFPHFLPHAGYLDIETDGERDPVVTAVALLHQGRLTSYVHGRDMDALERDLARVKVLVTFNGKCFDVPVLERVLGVRCPRAHVDLRFVLRGLGQAGGLKACEKRYGISRRELDGVDGWSAVLLWRLWERTGDPRVLETLLAYNAADVLSLEVLLAHALDELFLATPFAARLTMPIPPMAENPFTPDPEIVEMVRGVARHPY; translated from the coding sequence ATGCTGGGCCGCACCTTCTGCCACCTGCCCGGCGTCGGCCCCAAGAGCGAGGCCGGGCTCTGGAACGCGGGCGTCCGCTCCTGGGACGACGTGCTTTCGGGAGGCGAACTCCCGGTGAGCCCGGGCAAGGCTGAGCTCCTGCGCGAGGGGGTGCGCCGCTCCCGGGAGGCCCTGGAGGCCCAGGACGCCGACTGGTTCGCCGCGCGCCTGCGCACCGCCAATTCCTGGCGGCTTTTCCCCCATTTCCTGCCCCACGCGGGCTACCTGGACATCGAAACCGACGGCGAGCGAGACCCCGTGGTCACGGCCGTCGCCCTGCTGCATCAGGGCCGCCTGACCAGCTACGTGCACGGCCGCGACATGGACGCCCTGGAGCGAGATCTGGCCCGGGTGAAGGTGCTGGTGACCTTCAACGGCAAGTGCTTCGACGTGCCGGTGCTGGAGCGGGTGCTGGGCGTGCGCTGCCCGCGCGCCCACGTGGACCTGCGCTTCGTGCTGCGCGGGCTGGGGCAGGCCGGTGGGCTCAAAGCCTGCGAGAAACGCTATGGCATTTCGCGGCGCGAGCTCGACGGCGTGGACGGCTGGAGCGCCGTGCTCCTGTGGCGGCTGTGGGAGCGCACGGGCGACCCGAGGGTGCTGGAGACGCTTTTGGCCTACAACGCCGCCGACGTGCTCTCCCTGGAAGTGCTCCTGGCCCACGCCCTGGACGAGCTGTTCCTGGCCACGCCCTTCGCGGCGCGGCTCACCATGCCCATCCCGCCCATGGCGGAGAACCCCTTCACGCCTGATCCCGAGATCGTGGAGATGGTGCGCGGGGTGGCGCGCCATCCCTACTGA
- a CDS encoding MBOAT family O-acyltransferase — translation MQLLSVEFAVFFLVVLALAWAVRTRPAAFRSVLLAASYVFYAGFHAGFAALLAGVSLLTWWAGLALAGPWQGRARTGILTGYLALVLGELCVFKYWNLASELTGLLPELSLALPVGISFFTFQGVGYVMDVYRRPEEAQRSALDVFLFMAFFPTLLSGPILRARDFIPQLRSGAPAWTDASQAFWLIVLGLFKKVALSSYLSEHATRQLFSGPEHFSSPGALLGVLAYSAQIYCDFSGYSDLAQGLAGLLGLRAPDNFNQPYKARNLREFWQGWHISLSTWLRDYLYIPLGGSRCAPARRNLNLLVTMGLGGLWHGAGLNFLAWGLLHGGGLVVTHAFSGRLPTPGTPAGRRLADAACWAGTFAFVTLAWVFFAAPDFDTAARVLGRMAALDGSGQGPTATLAVVTLGVIAYQALRLDWLRTCPRPLAMLPAPAQAAALGFLGALIVRMGPDGMLPFIYFSF, via the coding sequence ATGCAGCTCCTTAGCGTCGAATTCGCCGTCTTCTTCCTGGTCGTCCTGGCCCTGGCCTGGGCTGTCCGGACCCGTCCCGCAGCGTTCAGGTCCGTCCTGCTCGCGGCGTCCTACGTCTTCTACGCCGGTTTCCACGCGGGCTTCGCCGCGCTGCTGGCCGGCGTGAGCCTGCTCACATGGTGGGCGGGCCTGGCCCTGGCCGGCCCCTGGCAGGGCAGAGCGCGCACGGGCATCCTCACGGGCTACCTGGCCCTGGTGCTGGGCGAGCTGTGCGTCTTCAAATACTGGAACCTGGCCTCGGAACTGACGGGCCTTCTGCCGGAACTCTCCCTGGCGCTGCCCGTGGGCATTTCGTTCTTCACCTTCCAGGGCGTGGGCTACGTCATGGACGTCTACCGCCGCCCCGAAGAGGCGCAGCGCTCCGCCCTGGACGTGTTTCTCTTCATGGCCTTCTTCCCCACGCTGCTCTCGGGGCCCATCCTGCGCGCCAGGGACTTCATCCCCCAGTTGCGCTCCGGCGCGCCCGCCTGGACCGACGCCTCCCAGGCCTTCTGGCTCATCGTGCTGGGGCTCTTCAAGAAGGTGGCCCTCTCGAGCTACCTCTCCGAGCACGCCACGCGCCAGCTTTTCAGCGGCCCCGAGCACTTCTCCAGCCCCGGGGCTCTCCTGGGCGTGCTGGCCTACAGCGCCCAGATCTACTGCGACTTCTCCGGCTACTCCGACCTGGCCCAGGGCCTGGCCGGGCTCCTGGGCCTGCGCGCGCCCGACAACTTCAACCAGCCCTACAAGGCGCGCAACCTCCGCGAGTTCTGGCAGGGCTGGCACATCAGCCTCTCCACCTGGCTGCGCGACTACCTCTACATCCCCCTGGGCGGCAGCCGCTGCGCCCCGGCGCGGCGCAACCTGAACCTGCTGGTCACCATGGGCCTGGGCGGGCTCTGGCACGGGGCCGGGCTCAACTTTCTGGCCTGGGGCCTCTTGCACGGCGGGGGCCTCGTGGTCACCCACGCCTTTTCGGGCAGGCTCCCCACGCCGGGCACGCCCGCCGGGCGGCGTCTGGCCGACGCGGCCTGCTGGGCGGGAACCTTCGCCTTCGTCACCCTGGCCTGGGTGTTCTTCGCCGCGCCGGACTTCGACACCGCCGCGCGGGTGCTGGGGCGCATGGCCGCCCTGGACGGCTCCGGCCAGGGACCCACGGCCACCCTGGCGGTGGTGACGCTGGGCGTCATCGCCTACCAGGCCCTGCGCCTGGACTGGCTGCGCACCTGCCCCAGGCCCCTGGCCATGCTGCCCGCGCCCGCGCAGGCCGCCGCCCTGGGCTTCCTGGGGGCCTTGATCGTTCGCATGGGGCCCGACGGCATGCTGCCGTTCATTTATTTCTCCTTCTGA
- a CDS encoding DUF459 domain-containing protein has translation MKGGRIVCTYALALAVGLFAQFDRVAPWLSGLFEGSPPAAVADAARLGGDVHRVLGLERLGLALDCSTSGLFEGTYKNTYRCDRALLAADDCLFPAPARAAAPAPEAPAAEAEPAPVQEAALAPGGPGEAAPPAAQPGAVRPAEAQRPAQPKLVPPFNVLVAGDSLAIALSVSMERVLKGFDGLTMIAKGKVASGLQNPQYYNWEQATRQFLAEYDPKLVVFMMGANDAKYLSLEADAPEPTAVGDKRRQVYEARLARMLALLDERGVRHYWIGMPVMGDPDLSAKSRALNAILRAACQASAHGHYLDTWTLLAGPEGEYAQHLRDAAGQRVRVREGDKIHFAPAGGDIIVRAFLKEAGEDVDLKPKGQKEVAQAPGQEGVQVR, from the coding sequence ATGAAGGGTGGACGCATCGTGTGCACATACGCCCTGGCTCTGGCCGTGGGGCTTTTCGCGCAGTTCGACCGGGTGGCCCCCTGGCTCTCCGGACTCTTCGAGGGTTCGCCCCCCGCCGCCGTGGCCGACGCCGCGCGCCTGGGCGGGGACGTGCACCGCGTCCTGGGCCTGGAGCGCCTGGGACTGGCCCTGGACTGCTCCACCTCCGGGCTCTTCGAGGGCACCTACAAGAACACCTACCGCTGCGACCGCGCCCTGCTGGCTGCGGACGACTGCCTCTTCCCGGCTCCGGCCCGGGCCGCCGCTCCGGCGCCCGAGGCCCCTGCCGCCGAGGCCGAGCCCGCCCCGGTCCAGGAGGCGGCACTCGCGCCCGGCGGCCCCGGCGAGGCCGCCCCTCCGGCCGCCCAGCCCGGGGCGGTGCGCCCGGCCGAGGCGCAGCGTCCGGCCCAGCCCAAGCTCGTGCCGCCCTTCAACGTGCTGGTGGCCGGGGACTCCCTGGCCATCGCCCTGTCCGTGAGCATGGAGCGCGTGCTCAAAGGCTTCGACGGCCTGACCATGATAGCCAAAGGCAAGGTGGCCAGCGGCCTGCAGAACCCCCAATACTACAACTGGGAACAAGCCACCCGCCAGTTCCTGGCCGAGTACGACCCCAAGCTCGTGGTCTTCATGATGGGGGCCAACGACGCCAAGTACCTCTCCTTGGAGGCCGACGCCCCCGAGCCCACGGCCGTGGGCGACAAGCGCCGCCAGGTCTACGAGGCGCGGCTGGCCCGGATGCTGGCCCTGCTCGACGAGCGCGGCGTGCGCCACTACTGGATCGGCATGCCCGTCATGGGCGACCCGGACCTCTCGGCCAAGAGCCGCGCCCTCAACGCCATCCTGCGCGCGGCATGCCAGGCCTCGGCCCACGGCCACTACCTGGACACCTGGACACTCCTGGCCGGGCCCGAGGGCGAATACGCCCAGCACCTGCGCGACGCGGCCGGCCAGCGCGTGCGCGTGCGCGAGGGCGACAAGATTCACTTCGCCCCGGCCGGTGGCGACATCATCGTGCGGGCCTTCCTCAAAGAGGCCGGCGAGGACGTGGACCTCAAGCCCAAGGGGCAGAAAGAGGTGGCCCAGGCCCCCGGACAGGAAGGCGTGCAGGTCCGCTGA
- a CDS encoding SGNH/GDSL hydrolase family protein codes for MRSSTTTRRILLALALLFVSGCAGIGGEGSALAKAGRKSQAFALLERPNLSPKDLFAPRAPLRHVQCLAVVGDSLSISLASELEKSLAEKPGLAFVRLGKVSSGLARPDFFDWDRHMEDVARRYRPDAVAIMIGANDNKHLRQPDGSQITYGTPQWDKDYAARVRRLVEIARRHNPQAVIFWMGAPVMADGALSGDLRHINALVRKTLTSLPDCHYVDTWQLFSAPDGSFVFSKDDVEGGATLRARDGVHMTQAGAQALAGRALLALQSRLVLGPPVPAAVPVAASTL; via the coding sequence ATGCGTTCATCGACCACGACCCGCAGAATCCTCCTCGCACTGGCCCTCCTCTTCGTGAGCGGCTGCGCGGGGATCGGCGGCGAAGGCTCCGCCCTCGCCAAGGCCGGCCGCAAGTCCCAGGCGTTCGCCCTGCTGGAGCGGCCCAACCTCTCCCCCAAGGACCTCTTCGCGCCCCGCGCGCCCCTGCGCCACGTCCAGTGTCTGGCCGTGGTGGGCGATTCGCTCTCCATCAGCCTGGCCTCCGAGCTGGAGAAAAGCCTCGCGGAAAAGCCCGGGCTGGCCTTCGTCCGCCTGGGCAAGGTCTCCTCCGGGCTGGCCCGGCCCGACTTCTTCGACTGGGACCGCCACATGGAAGACGTGGCCCGCCGCTACCGGCCAGACGCGGTGGCCATCATGATCGGCGCCAACGACAACAAGCACCTGCGACAGCCCGACGGGTCCCAGATCACCTACGGAACGCCCCAGTGGGACAAGGACTACGCCGCCCGCGTGCGGCGTCTGGTGGAGATCGCCCGGCGGCACAACCCGCAGGCCGTCATCTTCTGGATGGGCGCGCCCGTCATGGCCGACGGCGCGCTCTCGGGCGACCTGCGCCACATCAACGCCCTGGTGCGCAAAACCCTGACCTCCCTGCCGGACTGCCACTACGTGGACACTTGGCAGCTCTTTTCGGCACCGGACGGCAGCTTCGTCTTCTCCAAGGACGACGTGGAGGGCGGGGCCACCCTGCGCGCCCGCGACGGCGTGCACATGACCCAGGCCGGCGCGCAGGCGCTGGCCGGACGCGCCCTCCTGGCCCTGCAGTCCCGGCTGGTGTTGGGGCCGCCCGTGCCCGCCGCCGTGCCGGTGGCGGCCAGCACCCTGTAG
- a CDS encoding tetratricopeptide repeat protein, protein MKKTNKSVQASPAMVRKQTATVLCVALFLAGVFMGWQGAVSMFAQQAAPPAGMPPRPAAEAPAQQGQQGNPMASPVMAQARALEEKAAKNPNDAAVWAELGNVYFDVGFAERAVGAYQKSLALKPGQPDVWTDMGVMQREMRQIDDALASFRQALEMDPKHQLARLNTGIVLLFDKKDKDGAAKAWKELLAINPQARMPDGKSVADALRELGQ, encoded by the coding sequence GTGAAGAAGACGAACAAGAGCGTCCAGGCCTCGCCGGCCATGGTGCGCAAGCAGACGGCGACCGTGTTGTGCGTGGCCCTGTTCCTGGCCGGGGTGTTCATGGGCTGGCAGGGCGCGGTGTCCATGTTCGCCCAGCAGGCCGCGCCCCCGGCGGGCATGCCCCCCAGGCCCGCCGCCGAGGCCCCGGCCCAGCAGGGCCAGCAGGGCAACCCCATGGCCTCCCCCGTGATGGCCCAGGCCCGCGCCCTGGAGGAGAAGGCCGCCAAGAACCCCAACGACGCCGCCGTGTGGGCGGAACTGGGCAACGTCTACTTCGACGTGGGCTTCGCGGAGCGCGCCGTGGGGGCCTATCAGAAGTCCCTTGCGCTCAAGCCCGGCCAGCCCGACGTCTGGACCGACATGGGCGTGATGCAGCGCGAGATGCGCCAGATCGACGACGCCCTGGCCTCCTTCCGCCAGGCCCTGGAGATGGACCCCAAGCACCAGCTGGCCCGGCTCAACACCGGCATCGTGCTGCTCTTCGACAAGAAGGACAAGGACGGAGCGGCCAAGGCCTGGAAGGAGCTCCTGGCCATCAACCCGCAGGCGCGCATGCCCGACGGCAAGTCCGTGGCGGACGCTCTGCGCGAGCTGGGGCAGTAG